The Bombus fervidus isolate BK054 chromosome 1, iyBomFerv1, whole genome shotgun sequence genome includes a window with the following:
- the LOC139987129 gene encoding uncharacterized protein, with product MSSLYPNLYERFKSEGVCPICLMEMELTPRYACSNYHTMCYRCKPYYYDCPTCQWPLHMEMPTRTSSSVSPTRDFLPHPLPRKFHQYDPSAPKLDEFQEHERNCYPSPPLQDQELNECAYTHLGCWVKVPINLVDLHESRCQFRPHLEEEHLPTDVAHKDDDLIECTYRAVGCNVKTSPWRISIHESHCIYKDRFNEQNISDSMERATISSDDYEDPEELVECKYRRYGCMVNMPRRRKELHQAKCNYQKYDTGDDDTSSEGEYDPDEQVPCGWAEYGCKVRPKRSRLETHQEKCNYKMEECAYKYNGCTAKFQPARKHAHERNCEFNYLS from the exons ATGAGTAGCTTGTACCCGAATCTGTACGAGAGATTCAAAAGCGAGGGTGTCTGCCCGATCTGCCTGATGGAAATGGAACTAACGCCCAGATACGCTTGCTCCAATTATCATACAATGTGTTATCGTTGCAAACCTTATTACTACGACTGTCCCACTTGTCAGTGGCCGTTACACATGGAAATGCCAACACGAACGTCTTCATCGGTATCGCCAACCAGAGATTTTCTACCTCACCCACTTCCACGCAAGTTCCATCAGTATGATCCTAGCGCTCCAAAACTGGACGAGTTTCAGGAACACGAGAGAAACTGTTACCCATCACCGCCACTTCAAGATCAAGAACTAAATGAATGTGCGTACACTCATCTGGGTTGCTGGGTGAAAGTACCGATAAATTTGGTGGACCTACACGAGTCTCG atGTCAATTTCGTCCTCACTTAGAGGAGGAACACCTTCCCACAGACGTAGCCCATAAAGACGACGATTTGATCGAGTGCACCTATCGAGCGGTAGGTTGTAATGTGAAAACGTCACCCTGGAGGATTTCGATTCACGAGAGCCATTGCATTTACAAGGATCGTTTCAACGAGCAGAACATTAGCGATTCCATGGAACGAGCGACCATCTCGAGTGACGATTATGAAGATCCTGAAGAATTAGTTGAATGCAAATACAGAAGATATGGCTGTATGGTGAACATGCCGAGAAGACGAAAGGAGTTACATCAAGCGAAATGTAACTATCAAAAATATGATACCGGTGATGACGATACTTCGTCAGAAGGAGAGTACGATCCTGACGAACAAGTTCCTTGCGGATGGGCCGAATATGGATGTAAAGTGAGACCTAAACGTAGTCGTTTGGAAACGCACCAAGAGAAATGCAATTACAAAATGGAAGAGTGTGCTTACAAGTATAACGGATGCACCGCCAAGTTTCAACCAGCTAGAAAACACGCTCATGAAAGAAACTGCGAATTTAATTATCTTTCATAG